A segment of the Leptolyngbya sp. CCY15150 genome:
TAGGGAGAAGGGTTGAGGATGAGGGCAAATCATCTATCGATTTAGCAATGCCGTCTTATTCGCACATTATCTGACCCCAACATCGTTTTGTTTGTGAGCCGCTACAGTTAGCGATCGCCAATCAGCACTTTTGATAGCCCAGAAACCCGTTCCATAATGATCATCAGCACTGCGGTAATGACAATTAGAACTCCAGAAATCGCCGCTGCTCGAACGTCGAGGTCATTTTCAATCATCGACCACATCCGAATAGGCAGTACTTCAGTCCGCGCATCCGAGAGAAACAGCGATACGGTGATGTTATCGAAAGACGTCAAAAACGCCATGAATGCGCCAATCAGGACACCTTGTTTGATCAAGGGCAACGTGACTTGCCAAAACGTATACTGAGGACTGGCCCCCAGTGCCACCGAGGCTTCTTGCAGAATCGATCCGAGTTGAGTCAAGCTAGCGAGAATGTTGCGAACCACATAGGGCGTACAAATCACCACATGCCCGATCACAAGGGTCGCGATCGATAGGCGAACTCCCGTTAGGCTAAAAAAGGTCAAAATACCCAGTCCTACAGCCACGCCAGGCAGCGCTAAAGGCGACATGACGAGGGCATCCATGGCAGTGACCCAACGGGCGCGACTCCTGGCCATAGCTAAAGAAGCGCAAATACCCAATACAATGCAGATAATCGCCGTCATGGTTGCCACTTGAAGGCTTGTCCAAGCAGCAGCTTTCACTTCCGTAAACGTCAGGAGTGAAATGTACCACTGGAAGGATAAGCCGGGCGGAGGAAATTGGAGTGTTTGAGCAGAACTCAAGGATGCTAACAGAACAATTAGCGTCGGCACTGTTAAAACAATTAAGCTGAAGATGGCAAGTCCCCCCATGATCAGCCGGAAGGAAAGCTGATCCAGCCAGGTCAAATTACTGCGGATAGATCGATTTGAGCGAGAGGTTGAAACTGCCATGGGTCGTCTCCTGATAAATCTGATCGGTTGAATAAGGCGATCGCCTCGTCATATCAAATCCGGTTAAGAATGTATTCAAGGCTTGGGTAGTATCCAGACATCTGTAACTCCCTCATTAAAGGGGCAGCGCAGCGGGGGAATCAACTGTAGGATGTCCTAGCTATGAACATTCGACCGGATTGTATCTTACTTGACATACCGCTGAGTTCGCCGTCCAAAAGAACTGAAGCCAAACACAACGAGTAGCACCATGGCTAGCAAAATCGCGGAAACTGCTGCCGCAAATGGCTTATTCAGTAAAACCACGCCCTGCTGATAAATCAGCGTAGGCATGTACATGAGCTGCCCGCCCCCAATGATAGAAGGGGTGACAAAGGAGCTAACCGTCAGGGCAAATACCAACAGGCAGCCCGAAATCAAGCCGGGGAGCGTCAGCGGAAAGGTTACTTCCCAAAAAGTGCGCCATAAGCCACCGCCCAAACTTTTAGAAGCAGACGTTAAGTGCGGATCAATCTGGGACATTGAAGCCACAATGGGCAGCACCATCATGGGCAACCAAATTTGTGTCATCGCCATAACGACGCCCTGATGGGTAAAAAGGAGCTTTATGGGTTCATCGATTATGCCCAGCCCCATAAGTGCCCCATTAATTAATCCCTGACGCCCTAAGATAACGACCCAGCCAAATGTCCGAACTACGGCACTGGTCAGAAGTGGCAGCATAATCAGGAAAGTTAGAATCCCTTTCCATTTGGCAGGTGAATAGGTGTAGAAATAAGCTACTGGATATCCGAACACTAAACAAGCGATCGTCACTTGTAGCCCGAGGAAAAAGGTGTCTACCAAGACCTGGACATAACCAGAATCGCGAAAAAACTCCAGATAATGGCCTAGCGAGAGGCCTAATCCATTGGCTCCTTGAAAGCTGGTGGTAATCAGAACAATAAGAGGAGCCACGTAAAATGCATGGAGGAATATCGCTAGGGGCAACGCTAACTGCCCCCGCTGAGGACGGAAAAAATTAGAAACATTCACGGCAAATCATCCTTGTCTGAGGGTCTGAGGGGGCGATCGCGAGTCAATCCAGCGCGGGGCAACACCGACAAGGTGAATGGTGCCGAGCATATCCCGACCGGCTTGACTGACTGTGAACCTATGCTTGGATTTCCTGATCAAATCGCTCGATCCATTCGGTGCGTCGAGGATTGATTTCAGACCAGTTTAAGAACACGAGTTGGCTAAGCACCTCATCCATTGAGGCACCAAATTTTTCTGCTAAGAGGCCCGATAGCGCCACATTCTTATTCGATGGCAAGAAATAATAGGGTTCAGATGCCATGGCGGTTTGAACTTCTTCGCTGAGGGCGGCATTGATGAAAGCAGCGGCGAGCTCAATGCTGGCAGCAGTATTTTTTACGATCTGCTGAGCCGGGCGCAGGGCGATCGCCCCTTCTTGAGGCGCTACCCATTCAATATCAATTCCTTTGGCTTGCAGGCTAATCACATTGTTCAAATCGTGGGGGGCCAGATCGACTTCGCCTTGCTGAAATAGCGTCGCTAGGGCTCCAGAATTTGCCGCAATCCCGTTGAGATTGGGCTTGAGTTTATCTCTCAATGCCGTGAAAGCGGGCTCAATATCCGTTTCGCTACCGCCGTTCATCTTGGCCAACTGCACCATAACCGAGGTGCCTTGTGTCGTCTGCATTCCCTGCATAGAGACCTTACCCTGATACTTGGAATCCAAAAGATCGTTCCAAGACGTGGGCGGAGAAGATACGGTAGAAGGATTGTAAGCTAGGCCAATAACCTGCAAGCCCGTGGTTGGCCCCCAACCATCAGAGCTTTGCAAATCAGGATGCACCTGGTCGTAGTTCTCAATGAGATCAACTGGAATTTTTTCAAACAGTTCCTTATCAGCAGCATTGAAGGGGCCTTCATCTAGGAGCACCACATCAAACGAGGGATTTTGCGGAGAAGCTGTGAGCTTAGCCACTTGCTCTAATGACACCATTGGTACCAAGCTGGCCGTACCGCCTGAGGCTTCACTAAAGGCCGGCACCAATACGTCTCGATAAAACTGTTCCCAACTACCTGCAAAGGTCGTCGCAATCAGCTCGCCGCCGCTAGCGCCTCCCACACTCTCGCTTGTGGAAGCACCACAGGCTTTGAGTAACATGCTTGTACCCACAAACAGCCCTGCTCCTAAAACAGAGCGCCGGCTAACCTTGCCAAGAGACCGATAAGACATGAGAAACTCCTCAATAGGTGAAATAATTCGAAAAGATCAATAAGTTGTCAAAAATACAGAAGCTGTAGTGCTTATACCGCAGCCGGAAATAAGACACAAGCTGCCGGAGAAACCGGTTCGAGGTAAACTTTTTCTCCCGGTTGAAGCAGGCGCGAGCCAGCAATCCGCTGTTGGGAGACTTTGATTTCTAACCCGGGTGCAATGCTGACTTCATAGGTCATGAGTGACCCCAGCGGAATACAAATCTCGACCGTACCAGGAATACAATAAGGTCTGGCACTGGTCTGCACTTGCAAGTTCTCAGGACGAACCGCTAAACGAGTTTGCGTTCCAGGAGCCAGCGCTTCATCATGGGCAGCTCTCAGACGTCCCCCACCGGGAACTTCCACGACACATGTCCCTGCTTCTCGACCAATGATCTGTCCAGACAAATGGTTACAGTTACCCACAAAAGAACTGACAAAAGGCGTGGCCGGATGATCGTAAATTTGGCTTGGAGAATCAAACTGATGGACTTCTCCATTGGAAAGCACCGCAATGCGATCTGACATACTCATGGCTTCTTCTTGATCATGGGTCACTAAAATGGCCGTGATTCCTTGTGCATTGAATAAGCGGCGAATCTCAATCTGCATATCGAGCCGTAAATTCTTATCCAGGGCACTAAAGGGTTCGTCAAGCAGCATCAGCTTGGGCTCGACTGCTAAGGCGCGGGCGATCGCGACACGCTGTTGCTGTCCCCCCGATAGTTCTGCTGGGTAACGCTTAGCCAAGTGGCCGAGCTGCACTAGATCCAACATTTCGCCCACTTTGTTAGCAACACGACCACGGGAAGCACCTTGGGCTCTGAGACCATAAGCGACGTTATCCCAAACGGTTTTGTGGGGAAACAAGGCGTAGTTTTGAAACACAATTCCGACGCCACGCTGGCTTGTCGAAAAGGCATCGACCTGCTGCCCATCAATCAAAATATGACCCGATGACTGCTTCAAAAATCCGGCAATGACTCGCAAAAGTGTTGTTTTACCACATCCGCTAGGCCCTAATAGCGAAATAAATTCACCTGGGGTGATATCAAGACAAATATCTCGCAGAGCGATCATGTCCCCATAACGATGGGTGATGTTCTCAATGCGTAAGCTATGGCCAGACAAGTCGGTCAAGGACTGAGATGAGGGATGCCCGTGAGTTGGGACAACTTGCTCTACGATATCCATACGTCAACCTCGTAAAAGTTAAGAACAATCTCTAGCACTGGCCCTAATTGGCAACGAGATAAATTTTGCCCATGCTAATGCGATTGAATCGACACATTCGGTAGCTGCTAGTACTGCTAATCAGACAAAGAATACTTAATCGACTTGGTATGCAATTCCGGAACACAAAAATTGTATACAATCTTTGTTGATGATTTTGTGTATTTCAATACGTTTGCACAAAGCAGTTGTTGGGGGCGTCATACCGGCTTTCGATCGGCATCTGTCGTCGGAATGAGCCGGAATGAATTGGAATAATCGTGCATAATCGTAGAGCTTTGTATACAATTTATGTATGCACTCTTGCTCATTTTTCGATGGCTAGTTATGCTTCCTGTTCCTTCTTCCAATCGATTCAATGAAGATGCGGTCTACACAGAAGTGCGGAACGCGATCTGCGAGCGACAACTGCTTCCCGACACGAAGCTGGGCGAGACCCTATTGGCGGAGCACTTTGGCGTGAGTCGCACCATCATCCGTCAAGTGTTATTGCGTTTGGCTGGTGAAGGCTTGGTGAGGCAAGAGCCGAATCGGGGAGCTTTTGTCGCCCGAATTAGTCTTGAAGAGGCGCAGCAAATTTATGCGGCCTGGCGATTAGTTGAAGGTACGATTATTCAAGAAATCACTAGCTCCATCCTCCCCAACCAGGTGCAGGCGTTACGTGAACTGATTGCCCAAGAGCGGAAGGCCTGTAAGCAAAACGACTATCCACGGCTCACCCGGTTATCGATGCAGTTCCATATCGAGTTAGCAGCCCTTAGCCAGAATGGTTACTTGGGACGCTTTTTACAAGACTTGATTCCCCTTACATCGCTGGCATATTTCTACGATGTGAGGAATATGCCGTTGTGTACCGAGGATGAGCATAGTCAAATTTTGAATTGTATTGAAGCGGGAGATGTGGAGCAGGCTGTTGCTGTTAGCCACAAGCACCTCGATGGGATTGAAGCCGCTCTCAATACCTTTGCGGCATTAGAACCGCGACTCAGCTTGGCCGAACGGTTAGCCACGCGTCAACCTTCACTATAGTTGATCCTATTTGACTGGTTTGCCTGATAAAACCCAGTTAGCCAGCGCTCAAAACGATTGGTAGTCATAGGAATTGCGCCCGTCGATAGTGCCTACAGTCCACCTCATAATCGGTGTGATGCTAAACCGGGTTACGAGTATTGAACAGACTGTTTCACTAGAACATAACTCCTGAGTTTGAAGTCCCTTTGCGGCGTGAACATTTATGCGACTACTTCTGGTCAACAGCAATTCAACGACAGCGGTCACTGAGCGGATGGTTGAAACGGCCAACACTGTTGCTTCCCCGCATACCACCATTACTGGTGTTACGGCCTCCGGAGCTGCGGTCATCCGTTCCCATCTTGAATTTGCTGAAGCTGCTGTGCAAACGGTGCTTGCACTCCAACAAAATGCTCCTGGGCACGATGCCGCTATCATCGGATGCTTTGGCGATCCGGGGCTGAAGGCGGCGCGTCAGACGCTTACTATTCCTATTGTCGGGCTCACGGAAGCGGCCATGCTGATGGCTCATACGCTAGGCGGTCGATACAGCGTGATCAGCTTTGGTCGGCACAATGCTATCAACATGGTCGATTTAGCCCGTAGCTATGGGCTCCACTCACGCTTAGCTTCCGTGCGTATTGCGGATGTTAGCTACAGCGCTATTCTGGCAGATCCGAGTCAGGCTTTCGACGCTTGTGTGGACGCTGGTAAGCAAGCTCTGACTCAAGATGGAGCTGATGTGTTGATTCTAGGCGGTGGCCCCGTGGCAGGTATGGCTCGCCAAGTTGCGGCGATGTTAGACGTACCAGTGTTAGACAGTATTGCTTGTGCGACAAAACTGGCTGAATCTTTGGCCGCTTGTGGCTATACGACGAGCCGCTCTGGTCTTTATCAATCGGTGGAATAAGGAACCCGTGTCATTGGGTT
Coding sequences within it:
- a CDS encoding ABC transporter ATP-binding protein encodes the protein MDIVEQVVPTHGHPSSQSLTDLSGHSLRIENITHRYGDMIALRDICLDITPGEFISLLGPSGCGKTTLLRVIAGFLKQSSGHILIDGQQVDAFSTSQRGVGIVFQNYALFPHKTVWDNVAYGLRAQGASRGRVANKVGEMLDLVQLGHLAKRYPAELSGGQQQRVAIARALAVEPKLMLLDEPFSALDKNLRLDMQIEIRRLFNAQGITAILVTHDQEEAMSMSDRIAVLSNGEVHQFDSPSQIYDHPATPFVSSFVGNCNHLSGQIIGREAGTCVVEVPGGGRLRAAHDEALAPGTQTRLAVRPENLQVQTSARPYCIPGTVEICIPLGSLMTYEVSIAPGLEIKVSQQRIAGSRLLQPGEKVYLEPVSPAACVLFPAAV
- a CDS encoding aspartate/glutamate racemase family protein yields the protein MRLLLVNSNSTTAVTERMVETANTVASPHTTITGVTASGAAVIRSHLEFAEAAVQTVLALQQNAPGHDAAIIGCFGDPGLKAARQTLTIPIVGLTEAAMLMAHTLGGRYSVISFGRHNAINMVDLARSYGLHSRLASVRIADVSYSAILADPSQAFDACVDAGKQALTQDGADVLILGGGPVAGMARQVAAMLDVPVLDSIACATKLAESLAACGYTTSRSGLYQSVE
- a CDS encoding ABC transporter permease, with the translated sequence MAVSTSRSNRSIRSNLTWLDQLSFRLIMGGLAIFSLIVLTVPTLIVLLASLSSAQTLQFPPPGLSFQWYISLLTFTEVKAAAWTSLQVATMTAIICIVLGICASLAMARSRARWVTAMDALVMSPLALPGVAVGLGILTFFSLTGVRLSIATLVIGHVVICTPYVVRNILASLTQLGSILQEASVALGASPQYTFWQVTLPLIKQGVLIGAFMAFLTSFDNITVSLFLSDARTEVLPIRMWSMIENDLDVRAAAISGVLIVITAVLMIIMERVSGLSKVLIGDR
- a CDS encoding GntR family transcriptional regulator, which gives rise to MLPVPSSNRFNEDAVYTEVRNAICERQLLPDTKLGETLLAEHFGVSRTIIRQVLLRLAGEGLVRQEPNRGAFVARISLEEAQQIYAAWRLVEGTIIQEITSSILPNQVQALRELIAQERKACKQNDYPRLTRLSMQFHIELAALSQNGYLGRFLQDLIPLTSLAYFYDVRNMPLCTEDEHSQILNCIEAGDVEQAVAVSHKHLDGIEAALNTFAALEPRLSLAERLATRQPSL
- a CDS encoding ABC transporter substrate-binding protein, whose protein sequence is MSYRSLGKVSRRSVLGAGLFVGTSMLLKACGASTSESVGGASGGELIATTFAGSWEQFYRDVLVPAFSEASGGTASLVPMVSLEQVAKLTASPQNPSFDVVLLDEGPFNAADKELFEKIPVDLIENYDQVHPDLQSSDGWGPTTGLQVIGLAYNPSTVSSPPTSWNDLLDSKYQGKVSMQGMQTTQGTSVMVQLAKMNGGSETDIEPAFTALRDKLKPNLNGIAANSGALATLFQQGEVDLAPHDLNNVISLQAKGIDIEWVAPQEGAIALRPAQQIVKNTAASIELAAAFINAALSEEVQTAMASEPYYFLPSNKNVALSGLLAEKFGASMDEVLSQLVFLNWSEINPRRTEWIERFDQEIQA
- a CDS encoding ABC transporter permease, giving the protein MNVSNFFRPQRGQLALPLAIFLHAFYVAPLIVLITTSFQGANGLGLSLGHYLEFFRDSGYVQVLVDTFFLGLQVTIACLVFGYPVAYFYTYSPAKWKGILTFLIMLPLLTSAVVRTFGWVVILGRQGLINGALMGLGIIDEPIKLLFTHQGVVMAMTQIWLPMMVLPIVASMSQIDPHLTSASKSLGGGLWRTFWEVTFPLTLPGLISGCLLVFALTVSSFVTPSIIGGGQLMYMPTLIYQQGVVLLNKPFAAAVSAILLAMVLLVVFGFSSFGRRTQRYVK